From the Odocoileus virginianus isolate 20LAN1187 ecotype Illinois chromosome 20, Ovbor_1.2, whole genome shotgun sequence genome, the window GTATATATTAGGATTACACTATAGTAGTCAAGGTATAcgattaatattaaaaaatgtatgtaccttaattttaaaatgctgttggaaaaatggtaccAGAAGACTTGCTTGACACAGgtttgccacaaaccttcaacttGTAAAATCATTGTaagaaataaaaccatcataAATACTACAGAATGTTTTTTCTCCAGGTTGGTCTAAATCATTGAGCCATGATGATTATTCAAAAAGTTGGTGTTAAAGTGGGGTATCCTGCTCAGATAACCGTAACAAATTCAACTCCTTTTTTTCAACTTCATGAGGTATAACTGCTAAGgaaaattttagtatatgtgatGAATTGATATatattgtgaaaggattcccacAAATGAATTACTTAACACACCATCAAAGGCTAACTCTTTTGGGAGGCAGAAAGGGAGACCCTTTAATATctactcttagcaaatttcaactaTACAATACTGcattatcaactatagtcacaAAGCTATAGATTAGATCCTTAGATCTTACTCATCTTaaagctgaaagtttgtaccctttttaTAACCTCTCCCCATTCCCAGACAGCCATCACCATTATACTCACTGTCTCTAGTAAGTTTGACACTTTTTCccctttagattccacatgtaagataAAATGATACCATGCAGTGTCTTTCTGTCttgtttcatttagtttatgtcctacagtttcattcatgttgtcacaaatatttctccatatttttccTGTGAACCAAAGGTTAGAACGGTTTGattccagtttttttgtttgtttgtttgttttttaagaaacaataGTTCATGGGGGTTCTGTTTGTATCTCCTACTATCCTAACTGGAAGCTTCCAAGACACCCTTAAAAAGAACAAGATGAGAAAATGTCTTCTACCAAATACCAAGACTCATTGCAAAGCTATGCTGAAGTAGTGTGGTATTAGTAAAATTATTGAAAAGTAGACCAATCAAAGGGAATTGAGAGTCAAGACATCTATCTAATCATATTTAAATCACTGATTTTCTTCAAAAGTGGCACTACAAAGTAGTGGGAAATAAGGGAAATTTTCAGTAACTGGTATAGCAACAACTGAATATTCAAATGGTGAATAATTAGATTATACGGGAGGCAATATAGACCTTTCTTTAAAGATTCCGTAAGTTGATTTTAGTTGTCAcctatcaaaaaataaataaaaaggagagggagggagaaaagggaaagagagaactgATAAATTTGAATAAGGTCTGGACATTAgacaatgttatatatcaatattCAATTTTCCTGAGTGCTATACTTGTAGATATGGAAGTAAATTTCCTTGTTCTTACAATATATCAATATGTCTAAATACTTAAGTATTTAGATGCAAAGGGTAAAAGGACTGGAACATACTCATGGTTAAGAAAAAGTACACGTCAATGTAATatcactcaaccataaaaaggaatgcatttgtcagttctaatgaggtggaagaacctagagcctattaaatacagtgaagtaagtcagaaagagaaagagaaatatcatatattaacacatgtatatggaatctagaaagatggcactgatgaaccaaTTTgaaaggcagcaatggagatgcagacccagagaacagacttgtggacacagtgtgggaagAAGGTGGTaaaaactgagagagtagcaccgAAACACATGCATGACCAGGTGTAAAATTagacagccagtggaaatttgctatatgacacaggAGCTCAAATCCAATGTTCcgctgacaacctagaggggtgggatggggttggaggtgggagggaggtacaagagggaggggacatgtggatacccatagctgattcatgctgatatatggcagaaaccaacacaatattgtaaagcagttatcttccaattaaaaatggttttaaaaagtatgtgtcaatatgtgtgcacatacacacattcacatacgTTAAGAGAATATGTTTCAAATATGTTAACTGGTGAATCTGAGTAAAGGGTACATGAAAGATTTCAGAGTTTTTACAATTTCTGGCATGTGttatattatttcaaaacaagAAGTTTAAAGAAACGTAAAAAATTTACATGAATCAAAATTCCATCATTCAGagatcagtaaaaataaatacctaCCTTTCCTTTTTAATGAGATCACACAAAAATCCCATGCTTTGTTTCTCCAGGTGAATGTTTTCTGGATATCCTCCAACATCCGTTAACAACAATTTGCACtagataaataaatcataaaatactTTGGCAACCCAACTGATTATTTCTATGTTTGCTATAATAAAcaatgatgcaatgaacattCCTTCATATACATCCATGACAGATACATGTTTTAATTCATATTATCATATAAAATAAAGTCATCATATTATGAATTTTTGGCTATATGaaacttttagtattttattcattttcatagttttacagtattagtaaaaataatggccattataaataagtataaaatggaAGTTGATGAAAAAATAACCCCAAGTCGTCCTtgactcccacctcccaccaaaaAACTAGCTAGCATATGGCAAATATCCTTTTCACACATTATCTTTAGGCATATATTCACTTTGTAGTGGtggatggtttagtcactaagtcatgtctgactcttgtgatccacagactgtagcctgccaggctcctctgtccatggggtttttcaggcaagattactggagtgggttgccatttccttctccaatattcaCTCTGAGAGATCATTTAAATCAAGTCAATCTTACCAAGAAGGTTACAACCTACTTTTTCCCTGTTAACATCTATGGTTCTATGTTACCAACCATTTAAATGGATTTGCTAGAAAGAGCCACCTGAAGGAATCCCTTTCCATCTCAATATTTTATAGCAGTGGACCCCAACCTTACTGGCACTAGGGATTGGttctgtggaagacaatttttcaaaGGACCAGAGGTAGGGggaatggttttgggatgattcaaacacatccttagctccacctcagatcatcaggcattagatcttagaggttggggacccctgctttataGTTTATCATCAGCATGGACTCTCCAAAACCCTGAATGTGTGTATCCTGACTGAAGCCATCAACAcgtttctcatttttaaagattcttgcCAGTGTGGATTTTCTGATGGTATGTCAGCCGTGAACGGTGACTGAAGTCCTTACCGCATACGTTGCACTTGTAGGGTTTTTCTCCTGTGTGGACCCTCTGGTGGGCTTGAAGCCGAGAACTCTGACTGAAGCCCTTCCCACACTCCTCGCATTTAAACAGTTTCTCCCGGGTGTGGACACTCAGGTGGACTCGAAGGTTGGAGGGGAggctgaaggccttcccacactccTCACACTTGtggggtttctctcctgtgtggacCCTCTGGTGGTGGCGAAGGTTCAGGCTCCGCCCGAAGCCTTTCCCACACTCCTCACACTTGTAAGGCTTTTCGCCGGTGTGGCCCCTCTGGTGATAAATAAACTGGGAACTGTATCGGAAGCCCTTCCCACACACGTCGCATTTGTAGGGCTTCTCCCCGGTGTGGACCCTCTGATGGGACTGAAGACCCGAGGACTGGCTGAAGCCCTTCCCGCAGACACCACACTTGTAGGGTTTCTCGCCTGTGTGGACCCGCTGATGGACCCGGAAGTCTATGGCCTGACTGAAGCTCTTGTCACACGCCTCACATTTGTAGGGCTTCTCTCCAGAGTGGACTCGCTGATGGGCATGAAGGTTGGACCTCCAGCTGAAGCCCTTGCCGCACGCCTCGCAGGTGTATGGTTTCTCTCCGGTGTGAATGACCTGGTGCAGCTTCAGGTTGGAACTGTAACTGAAGTCCTTGCCGCACATGTCGCACCTGTAGGGCTTCTCCCCAGTATGGACTCGCTGGTGGGTCTGGAGCTTGGACGACTGGCTGAAGCCCTTCCCGCACGTCTCACACTTGAACCGCTTCTCCCCGGTGTGGACGTTCTGGTGGACCTGGAGATTTGAAGCCTGACTGAAGCCCTTCCCGCACTCCTTGCAGGTGTAGGGCTTCTCCCCTGTATGGACGCGGAAGTGGATGTGGAGGTCCGTGTTGCGGGTGAAGCCTTTACCGCAGGCCTCGCACCGGTAGGGCTTCTCGCCGGTGTGGACCCGCCGGTGGCAAATCAGAGGCGAGTTGTGACTGAACCCCTTGCCGCAGACGTCGCACTTGTAGGGCTTCTCCCCGGTGTGGACCCTCTGGTGTATGTGGTAATGGGCGGCCTGCGTGAAGCCCTTCCCGCACTCCTCACACTTGTAGGGTTTCTCGCCCCTGTGGACCCGCTGGTGAACACGGAGGTTGACGCTCCAGCCGAAGCCCTTCCCGCACTCTTCACACTTGTAGGGCTTCTCTTCCGTGTGGACCCTCTGATGGCACTGAAAATTGGAACTCTGGCTGAAGCATTTACCGCACTCCTCGCATCTGTAAGGTTTCTCCCCTGTGTGCGTCCGGTAATGGATGATGAGGCCTGTGCTGCTGCCAAAGGCCTTGCCACAACTGTCACACCTGTAGGACTTCTCTCCTGCAGGGTTAGAGTGATGGGGGTGAAAGGAGTTCCGATAAAAACCACTGCTGGCTTCAGGACATTTATTGACAGTCCCTCTTGGGTGAATTCTCTGATGAGTCTGCAGATGGGAGCATTTTTCTCCAGGGTCAACCTTCTGATGAACTGGGAGCACCGCGCCATGACTGAAGCCCTCCCCACACACTCTACAGGGACGCAGTCTCTCTCCTTTGCAGGGTGTCTGTTCTGCATCAGTTTTACCAGGATCGCTCAGTGGTGAATTCTTTGTGAAGCCTTCACATACATGCAGGTGATTTTTCACGTTCATCTGTTTACTTCTGCTCGGATTCTCTGACTCGGTCAGACACCTACTCCCACAGGAAGCCTGGGCTCTCGGAATCAACAACTCCTGATTCTTAAGGCAACCGAAGTGATCTCCTTTATGATTCATTATATGGTTCTCATCTTCAGAAACCTGAAGAGAATCACCTTGAAGGAACCAGGAATTCTTCCTTTGCAGAGTTAAATCATTTGTGGCCTGTTTCCAGATTTGCCAGCAGGACAGCTCTTCACACGAGAGGTATTTTAACATGACTTTCCCAAGAGTCTCCATCTCATTTGGGTTCTTGTTGCCTAAAGAAAAGGCGATATTCAGAGATGAGGACAAGTAATGCTTTGTTCAGAAATATTGGGATTTCACACTGGGGCCATGTTTACCACATTGTTTATCCTTTTGTTATTCTTTCTGAAGAATGGGGTCAGCAGACTCTTATGGAAACATGACCCATTTAGAACTGTATGTCTGTTTAATAGGAGGGTGGTAGCTTTGAAACCAGATGGCTGCAGGACAACTAAGACAACCCACACTCCAGACAAAAGCAATCAATTAAAAGTCCCCTCGTCTTTTCCTTAGCAGCCTTATGACAAATGGGCTTCTACCCAGTTAGGTTACAAAAGCTCAGAATCCAGGCACAGAACAGTATTTTAGGTCCTGGTAAAAACAATCTTCCAAGAGCAAATCTGGGAAGCAGTTGGGATAATAGCATTCATTGTTTTAAACCTGGGAGTGATTCAGGTCTCTGTgaaaggaagcaggaaaagggaaaactaaCCTTGGACAGCTGAGAAAGAACTTgggtggaggaaagaaagagagtggAGTGCAGACTCTCAAAGGCAACCCCGaatgggaggagagggggtgtTCCATTCCACTTAAGAGTGTTTTGTGCAGGAAGCTGTGAACCTTGCCTTTTCTCTTATTCCCTTTGGGTTCTCTGCTTGAATGTCACTCTGTTGGATGAGGCCTTCTTATCACCCAATGTAAAAATaattcctccccactccccactcttTCCATTCTTCCCATCTGCCTTACATGCTTTATGTTCCCCCACAGCACTTACTGGATTTACTAAACTTCCtagttttttcttccctcttagaCCCATAAGAATAACAGTCACAAGGAAAACATGCACTTCGAATTGCTGACATGTTTTAGAAAACTGTGAAACCAATTCCATACCTTGTGACGttggggaaaatgaaaagattaaaaacatgaaaagtgtATCAAAAGCAGTAAGGGTACCACTACGTGAAATGCTTGTTTCAGCTGCagacatacacataaatatgcaCATGTATTATATTCATGCTGGGTCGGGATGTAAAATACTTCTTATTGAGGATCACAGTTAAAAATGTGTggaaggggctcccctggtggtccagtgattcggaacccacttgccaatgcaggggacacgggtgcgatccctggtctgggaagattccaggtGCATGGaaactcatgcaccacaactactgagtttgTACTCCAGAGTCCACGAGCAGCAATTATGGAAGCCTGCAGacctagagcctgtgtgccacgagagcagccaccacgatgagaagcccgcccaccacaactagagagcagctgccacttgccacaattagagaaagccaaCGCAACAatgaaagacccagcacaatctttttttaatgtatggaaGCCACTGgcttaaaatgtttaaagggGTGTCAAGTCCTAAATGATTATTTCCTTAAATGGAAACTTACAGTCAAATATAAACTGAACAAGTCCCAACAGGTATGTGTACGTTTCTGGGTATGACAGGCTTGCTAACTGAATGTCCTGAAGATGCCCATGCCCTAATCCCTGGAGCCTGCAGATATGTTAATGGACACAGCAACGAGGACTTTGGGTTTGATTGAATGAAGGATCCTGAGATGGGGAAGCTAtcctggattctccaggtgagCCCAGAGTAACGACAAGGGTCCTTCTAAGAGGGAGACAGGAAAGAACACTCCCAGGGTTCCCTACACATCCCTTTTGCTATAATAAAATCGTAATTGTACGTAGAGAGCTTTCCTGCGCTTGTCCTGAGTCGTCCTAGCAAGTTATTATAGAAGCGCTTGAATTTGTAGCCAGTCGGTCAGAAGTGAGGCCCTGGGAACCCCAAGCTGGTGTCTGAAGTCCTGGGGGGCAGTGCCTTTAGCCTGTGAATTTTGGGTGCTTGGTTTGAGAACTCATTGGAACACGTACAAGGCTTCTCCTGTTACCTGTGACATCAGCCTATTATGACACTAGGATGCAAACTATACTGGAAaatctatttagattttctgtaaaacttctgtaattttctttcctagGATGTAAATTACACTGGAAAATTATTTAGGAATTCTGTCATTTCCTTTCCTAATCAGAACTCCTTCATATTCCATGGGTCATGTCAATGCCCTTAGACTTCTGGAAATATCCAGCTTGAAACAATTACCATATATGTCATACGACTGCTTGGGTAGTGGCTATTTAGAAGTTCAGTGGGAAGTTGGCTAGAGGGATGAGGCAGTTCCTGTTTGTAAGCAGCCAACTTGAAATTGTTACATGAGAAGTGATGAACTATAATGCCTGGCATCTTGGTGTGGCTAGTTTTTGATAATTTAATGATACATTCTGATAACTGTGAACAGCTTTTATAAGTTTACTGAGTATGTACTGTTACATATTGAAATATGTTAAGAAATTAGAATTACATTAGAGGTTCATGGGGAGACAATTTTCCAAAATGATCCATTAAATCCTGAAACATGTGGATGATGAagaggtccaaaaaaaaaaaaaaactacaaaaaaaagtttgagaaagtGGGGGGCAGAAAATGCTACCAGATTTCTTAAGAGAAAGACTTGGTCTATGGCACAAAGCTGAAGTGTGACAATATGGAGGCTTATGATTCCAGAGGTCCAGTGTGCAATGTAAAAACACTGTAatttaactatacttcaatctaaaaaaaagaaaaacaagaccctTTCCAGTGAAGCAAGTATGTAACATTCCTGAATGCATCAAATGTGAAGCAACATGTAGACCTGAGAAGGGAGATGGACAAATGAAGGCAGACTGGTGACTCTCAGAATTCAGGGCCTCATCCATCATGTCTGCAGATAagcttctctgcttcatttttcagGCAGAGGGggaatatatacatttacatttcGTATGAATATCTAATATGTTTAAATGGGTAGAAATGAGGAATATTcaaattaaagagaaaggaaagaagaggagggaaaggaaaaggcGGTTAGAAAGTGAAGTGAACAAAGCAAATCTGAGCGAGGGCAGGAGAACGGAGGGCCATGGAGAGGCTGGGGATCTGGAGGATGAAGCGCACTTCATGGATGAGGAAGGCTGGGGTCACAGATCAGGAGGAACTGGGAGGAGAGCTTCCTCACCCCTGCTCCAAACAATAGTAAGTTTGAGAGTAATTTCT encodes:
- the ZNF227 gene encoding zinc finger protein 227, which codes for MSAAVYTGNVRRTQSFCPTASFSSPVLNPERGESKDFLAPQSIAAVMPSQDSEFPQKEHEKMTESQEAVTFKDVAVVFTEEELGLLDSAQRKLYQDVMVENFRNLVSVGHVPFKADMVSQLETEGKLWTVERETQRNGHSSEIQSAVTSGNKNPNEMETLGKVMLKYLSCEELSCWQIWKQATNDLTLQRKNSWFLQGDSLQVSEDENHIMNHKGDHFGCLKNQELLIPRAQASCGSRCLTESENPSRSKQMNVKNHLHVCEGFTKNSPLSDPGKTDAEQTPCKGERLRPCRVCGEGFSHGAVLPVHQKVDPGEKCSHLQTHQRIHPRGTVNKCPEASSGFYRNSFHPHHSNPAGEKSYRCDSCGKAFGSSTGLIIHYRTHTGEKPYRCEECGKCFSQSSNFQCHQRVHTEEKPYKCEECGKGFGWSVNLRVHQRVHRGEKPYKCEECGKGFTQAAHYHIHQRVHTGEKPYKCDVCGKGFSHNSPLICHRRVHTGEKPYRCEACGKGFTRNTDLHIHFRVHTGEKPYTCKECGKGFSQASNLQVHQNVHTGEKRFKCETCGKGFSQSSKLQTHQRVHTGEKPYRCDMCGKDFSYSSNLKLHQVIHTGEKPYTCEACGKGFSWRSNLHAHQRVHSGEKPYKCEACDKSFSQAIDFRVHQRVHTGEKPYKCGVCGKGFSQSSGLQSHQRVHTGEKPYKCDVCGKGFRYSSQFIYHQRGHTGEKPYKCEECGKGFGRSLNLRHHQRVHTGEKPHKCEECGKAFSLPSNLRVHLSVHTREKLFKCEECGKGFSQSSRLQAHQRVHTGEKPYKCNVCGKDFSHRSRLTYHQKIHTGKNL